From the Saccharomonospora marina XMU15 genome, the window ATCCCTCGCCGCCGCAGCGCCTCGCGATACGTGTCGTAGTCGTAGCCCCGGTCGGCCACGAGGACGTCGGGTCTGCGGCGGGGCCTGCCTCGCCGTCCCCGTACCGGCGGGATGGCCTCGACCAGCGGCAGAAGCTGGGTCACGTCGTTGCGGTTGCCGCCGGTGAGACGCACCGCCAGCGGGATGCCGCCGCCGTCGCAGATCACATGGTGCTTGGAGCCGGTCTTGGCCCGATCGACCGGGCTCGGCCCGGTATCCAGGCCCCCTTTTTCGCGCGCACGTGCGAGGCGTCCACACACGCCCGGGACCAGTCGATCACGGCGGCCGCGTTCAGTTCGGTCAGCAACACCTCGTGCAGCCGGTCGAACACCCCGGCGTCTTGCCAGTCCCGCAATCGCCGCCAGCAGGTCATGCCTGAGCCGAAGCCCAGCTCCTGCGGCAAGTCCTCCCACCCGATGCCGGTGTAGAGCACGAACAAGATGCCCTGCAGCACCTGCCGATCCGGCAGCGGCTTCGGCCCCGTCCTGCCAGCAGGACGCACCGGCAGCAACGGCTCGATCCGCGACCACAACTCGTCCGACACGATCCACGGCGCAGCCACACCAACATCACCTCAAACCAAGATCATCAGTGAGCCCTTTTCATCCCGGTCTGGATGTGTTGGCGGGCTTGGGTGCTGTCGGCGACGCGTGAAAACTGACCCCTACCGACGGGTGAAAACGGACCCCCGTTGACAGTAGGGAGTGCTCAACGTGGAGGACTGGGCGGAGATCCGCCGTCTTCACCGGGCTGAAGGGATGCCGATCAAGGCGATCGTCCGTCAGCTCGGTGTCAGCAGGAACACCGTGCGGCGGGCGCTGGCGGCCGCCGCGCCCCCGCAGTATCATCGGCTGGCTAAGGGCTCGATCGTGGACGCGGTCGAGCCGCAGATCCGGGCGCTGCTGGCGCAGTGGCCGACCATGCCGGCGACCGTGATCGCGGAACGGATCGGCTGGGCCAGGTCGCTGACGGTGCTCAAGGACCGGGTGCGGAACTGCGGCCGCTGTTCACCCCACTGGACCCGGCCAGCCGGACTGAGTACCAGCCGGGCCTGCTGACCCAGTGCGATCTACTTATCCGCGAACCGGCCACTGGTCACGTGGTCTGGAACGATGGCTTGCTGCTCGTAGACCCCTGAGTGCGATTGGGCCAGTAGTCCTCACCACAGGCCGTGGGCGGTCGGGCAGCAGCCTGCGGCGGCCGGATTCCGGTGTGTCTTCCGGGGTCCGGCCGCCGCGACCGGGTGGAATGTTCGTGGTTCGAGCCGCCCGCACGATCCGACGCCTCGTCATTCGCGAGTTTCGAGTTCTGACGTAGACCGGCGCCGTGCTGGTGCGCTGGGATCGCGAACAGCTCATCGGAGGCAAGCCCGTGAGGCTCGTAAGTAGGTCGCTGCGCGTTCTCGCCTGGATTTCGGACCAACCGAACAACACCTGATGTGGAGGGACGGATTGAACCGGTACTGTGGGATCGACTGGGCCGAGGGCCATCACGACATCGCGGTCATCGATAACGAGGGCACGCTGCTATGCAAGAAGCGGATCGGCGACGACCCTGGCGGTCTGACCGAGCTGAT encodes:
- a CDS encoding IS5 family transposase (programmed frameshift), coding for MAAPWIVSDELWSRIEPLLPVRPAGRTGPKPLPDRQVLQGILFVLYTGIGWEDLPQELGFGSGMTCWRRLRDWQDAGVFDRLHEVLLTELNAAAVIDWSRACVDASHVRAKKGGLDTGPSPVDRAKTGSKHHVICDGGGIPLAVRLTGGNRNDVTQLLPLVEAIPPVRGRRGRPRRRPDVLVADRGYDYDTYREALRRRGIRPLISRRGTRDSNQAVRWVVEQTLALLHQFRRLATRWERRTDIHHGLLTLATSIICWRRLPNRIRQEL